The DNA segment CTGAACGTGCTCGATGCTGAGCACAAGGCAAGGGTGAGCGGCAAAATCAAACAGCTCTCATCAGGCGAGATCAAGCTGCGCAAACAGGTCCAGCTCGCGTTGGAGAAAAAGGATATTCGAGCGATCCTCTACCTGATCGCGCAGTTCGAAAAGTACGATCTTATCGCTGGCGAACAGCAGCGGCACCTGGATAACGTGATCCTGATTCCTTCGGACCTGCCTGATGGCATGTTCAGCCTGCTTCAGAAAACCTATGGTCACCCGCCGTGGTCTGAGGAGGAGCGTGAGTGGGCTAAGCGGGTCTATCTGAGGAATCGCACCGAGCGGCAACGCCGCGATGATGAGTTCATCGGGTGGCCGGGCTCATGAGCAACCCGAATGGATCACAGCAGCCAATCAGGCGTGGCCAACCTTTCGGCGATGACAATCCGCCGCCTCGTCGCGGCCGTAGAAAAGGTGCGCGCGGGCGCTGGTCTATCATCACCGAGATCGCGAACGAAACGCACAAGATTGTAGTCGACGGCAAGATTAGGCGTGTGCGTACCCTTGAGCTTGTCCTGCGGGCGCTTGACGAGGCAGCGCGCAAGGGCAACCAACGGGCGCTCAGGGAATGCGACCGCTTGCTTGAGCGATATGGTCCACGCGATCAGCAGGGTTGCTATCTGGTTGTGCCTGCGACGACACCCGTCGACACCTTTAAGAAGATCATCGAACTGCATAACACTCGCGTGGTTCAGCCCGATCCGAACGAGGCATGACCTACTCTCCGCCGGACTTCACTACCACGGGTTCTTTTCGAGCTATCTCCACGCTGGTCAAAGTGCTCAAATAATTGTTAGTTCAGCATCAAAAGCAAATGTGAAGTTGGAGGGGCCGGTATGGCGTCAATGTCCGAATCTTACGGCAAGAGCACTCTGCGCTGGCAACAGGAGAAGGATGGTACTTTTGCCGGTGTCGTGATTGCAGATGGCAAGCGATCCGAGATCCTGCGCGATGAAGATGAAGCGCGCCTTCTGGTCCG comes from the Erythrobacter sp. Alg231-14 genome and includes:
- a CDS encoding DUF5681 domain-containing protein, which encodes MSGKNVGYSRPPEQHRFKKGQSGNPRGRPRKSRGAIDPLNVLDAEHKARVSGKIKQLSSGEIKLRKQVQLALEKKDIRAILYLIAQFEKYDLIAGEQQRHLDNVILIPSDLPDGMFSLLQKTYGHPPWSEEEREWAKRVYLRNRTERQRRDDEFIGWPGS
- a CDS encoding DUF5681 domain-containing protein translates to MSNPNGSQQPIRRGQPFGDDNPPPRRGRRKGARGRWSIITEIANETHKIVVDGKIRRVRTLELVLRALDEAARKGNQRALRECDRLLERYGPRDQQGCYLVVPATTPVDTFKKIIELHNTRVVQPDPNEA